One window of Gloeothece citriformis PCC 7424 genomic DNA carries:
- a CDS encoding carotenoid oxygenase family protein, with the protein MKRRDFLLTAIASSVASVVTHPLSVKSQPVYKHWKKYQPWTSNDIFLQGINAPVFEEVDINNVKITGQIPMDLEGMYVRNGPNPMFKPATYNYPLEGDGMLHAIYFNGGKVRYKNRWVQTTELAYKMFEGKELAEFKFHNSANTNIISYGDKLLALCEIGLPYQMTPELETIGVWNFGGKLEQAMTAHPKLDPVTKELHFYRYSFFNPPYLHYYVADAQGKIIKTLPIELSQPALLHDMAITENYAIFFVCPLGFDLTQARENNNPFIWQPEKGTKIILVNHKNLNQSPIVIETESFWVWHFMNAFEENGNISVDFVYYPSMKFESSLEAILSNSSNFHRLVINLDTKTVKSNALDDQYVDFPVLDTRQLGRKYQFGYTVYLDKQEMLQKQKPNYFTALIQYDIVNNSRKIHKFKPGCYGGEPAFVPKPNGNSELEGYIMTWVYDENKQTSDLLILDPANFEGEPIATVHLPVRVPNGFHGNWISHHG; encoded by the coding sequence ATGAAAAGACGAGACTTTTTATTAACCGCGATCGCCTCTTCGGTTGCTTCTGTTGTAACTCACCCCTTAAGCGTCAAGTCACAACCGGTTTATAAACACTGGAAAAAATATCAACCTTGGACAAGTAACGATATTTTTCTTCAAGGAATTAATGCTCCTGTTTTTGAAGAAGTCGATATAAATAACGTAAAAATTACCGGTCAAATTCCGATGGATTTAGAGGGAATGTATGTCCGTAACGGGCCTAATCCTATGTTTAAACCGGCAACTTATAATTATCCTTTAGAAGGGGATGGAATGTTACACGCTATTTATTTTAATGGAGGAAAAGTTAGATATAAAAATCGTTGGGTACAGACGACAGAATTAGCCTATAAAATGTTTGAAGGGAAAGAACTTGCTGAATTTAAATTTCATAATTCTGCTAATACGAATATTATTAGTTATGGAGATAAACTGCTAGCTTTATGTGAGATTGGATTACCTTATCAAATGACTCCAGAATTAGAAACCATTGGAGTGTGGAATTTTGGAGGAAAATTAGAGCAAGCAATGACGGCTCATCCTAAACTTGATCCAGTGACGAAGGAGCTACATTTTTATCGTTATTCTTTCTTTAACCCTCCTTATTTACATTATTATGTAGCCGATGCTCAAGGAAAAATAATTAAAACTTTACCGATTGAGCTTTCTCAACCTGCATTATTACATGATATGGCAATCACAGAAAATTATGCGATTTTCTTTGTTTGTCCTTTAGGGTTTGATTTAACCCAAGCGAGAGAAAATAATAACCCTTTTATCTGGCAACCTGAAAAAGGTACAAAAATTATTTTAGTTAATCATAAAAATCTGAATCAATCTCCTATTGTCATTGAAACAGAATCTTTTTGGGTTTGGCATTTTATGAATGCTTTTGAAGAAAACGGAAATATTTCAGTTGATTTTGTGTATTATCCTTCGATGAAATTTGAAAGCTCTTTAGAAGCGATTTTATCGAATTCTTCTAATTTTCACAGATTAGTTATTAATTTAGACACAAAAACGGTTAAATCTAACGCGCTAGATGATCAGTATGTTGATTTTCCTGTTTTAGACACAAGACAACTCGGCAGAAAATATCAATTTGGTTATACCGTTTATCTTGATAAACAAGAAATGTTGCAAAAACAAAAGCCTAATTATTTTACTGCCTTAATTCAATATGATATCGTCAATAATAGCCGGAAAATTCACAAATTTAAGCCAGGTTGTTATGGGGGAGAACCCGCTTTTGTCCCTAAACCCAATGGAAACTCAGAGTTAGAAGGTTATATAATGACTTGGGTGTATGATGAAAATAAGCAAACCAGTGATTTACTCATTTTAGATCCGGCTAATTTTGAGGGAGAACCTATAGCAACGGTTCATTTACCCGTCAGAGTTCCTAATGGATTTCATGGCAATTGGATAAGTCATCATGGATAA
- a CDS encoding alpha/beta hydrolase has protein sequence MIFNQLKLNLLKLSLIAGLGIGLVTFIPKSALSAERLYFVYGPLKFSLSVDSLETYAKEGRLTKEFAFYANFIDKETLSNLREILQQRHTIDHVRFSRLLRTPMMEDLLKGMGEIFSTHYNYNGFYAIRSALILAALNQDEEGWTAIDIMRYFPTEGIRIDLKLASKLMKNDGFAASN, from the coding sequence ATGATTTTTAACCAATTAAAACTAAACTTATTAAAATTGTCTTTGATAGCGGGTTTAGGAATCGGTTTAGTGACTTTCATCCCCAAATCAGCCTTAAGCGCAGAACGGCTTTATTTCGTTTATGGGCCTTTAAAATTTTCTCTATCTGTAGATTCTTTAGAAACTTATGCCAAAGAAGGAAGACTTACCAAAGAGTTTGCCTTTTATGCCAATTTTATAGATAAAGAAACCTTGAGTAATCTTCGGGAAATTCTACAACAGCGTCACACTATTGATCATGTACGATTTTCCCGTTTATTGCGGACTCCTATGATGGAAGATCTGCTTAAAGGGATGGGAGAAATTTTCAGCACTCATTATAATTACAATGGATTTTATGCCATTCGGAGTGCCTTAATTTTAGCCGCCCTTAATCAAGATGAGGAGGGATGGACAGCAATTGATATTATGCGTTATTTTCCTACAGAAGGCATTAGAATTGATCTCAAATTAGCCAGCAAGTTAATGAAAAATGATGGGTTTGCCGCTTCTAATTAA
- a CDS encoding alpha/beta fold hydrolase translates to MIEPIGVETQSVLTSLGTMVYYTPTKPPWPEASQTNGETLPTLVFLHGFGGGSSAYEWSKVYPAFASDYRVLAPDLIGWGRSQHPERNYKPEDYITTIIEFIEKTCNVPVPVVASSLTAAFTIRAAIQRPELFKCLILTTPAGLSDFGEDYTNSFFAQIVKTPFVDKFIYNLGVATSGGIESFLQNRQFAHPERIYPEIVQAYLQSAQQPNAEYAALSFVRGDLCFDLSRYITQLKTPTAMIWGQKSQFTGPDIGRRLAAMNPEAVKCFQELDDVGLTPQLELPGVTVGLIRKFLKLLND, encoded by the coding sequence ATGATTGAACCTATCGGCGTAGAAACCCAATCCGTCCTCACTTCCCTTGGCACAATGGTTTACTATACTCCCACTAAACCCCCCTGGCCAGAAGCCAGCCAAACCAACGGGGAAACTTTGCCAACCTTAGTTTTTTTACATGGTTTTGGCGGAGGTTCTTCAGCTTACGAGTGGTCAAAAGTTTATCCCGCCTTTGCTAGCGATTATCGGGTATTAGCACCAGATTTAATCGGGTGGGGACGGTCTCAACATCCCGAACGAAACTACAAACCCGAAGATTACATCACTACTATCATTGAGTTTATCGAAAAAACTTGTAATGTGCCTGTTCCGGTGGTTGCCTCTTCTCTAACGGCGGCGTTTACCATTCGCGCGGCTATTCAACGGCCAGAGTTATTTAAATGCCTCATTTTGACGACTCCTGCCGGTTTATCGGATTTTGGGGAAGATTACACCAATAGCTTTTTTGCTCAAATCGTGAAAACTCCTTTTGTAGACAAATTTATTTATAACTTAGGGGTTGCGACTTCAGGAGGGATTGAGAGTTTTTTACAAAATCGTCAATTTGCTCATCCTGAACGGATTTATCCAGAAATTGTGCAGGCTTATTTACAATCTGCTCAACAACCTAATGCAGAATATGCCGCTCTTTCTTTTGTGCGAGGAGATTTATGCTTTGATTTATCTCGATATATCACTCAATTAAAAACCCCGACTGCTATGATATGGGGACAAAAATCCCAGTTTACTGGGCCTGACATTGGCAGACGTTTAGCCGCGATGAATCCAGAAGCGGTGAAATGTTTTCAAGAATTAGACGACGTTGGCTTAACTCCACAGTTAGAATTACCTGGAGTGACGGTAGGACTAATTAGAAAGTTTTTAAAACTCTTAAATGATTAA
- a CDS encoding thioredoxin domain-containing protein: protein MPNRLAQVKSLYLRKHADNPIDWWSWCDEALSSAKAENKPIFLSIGYSSCHWCTVMEGEAFSDGAIAEYMNANFLPIKVDREERPDLDSIYMQALQMMIGQGGWPLNIFLTPDDLVPFYGGTYFPVEPRYNRPGFLQVLQSVRHFYDTEKEKLKSFKQEILEVLHNSTILPLSDTNLQAHELFYRGLKTNTQVITKSVGDFGRPSFPMIPYASLILQGSRFKFESDYDGKQAAEARGADLALGGIYDHVGGGFHRYTVDSTWTVPHFEKMLYDNGQIIEYLANLWSSGSQYPSFQRAIAGTAQWLKREMTAPEGYFYAAQDADNFVHSEDAEPEEGAFYVWRYSDLEKLLSEDELEALKTAFTITPEGNFEGSNVLQRTQEGTFTEDFEEILDKLFGVRYGASSQDIEHFPPARNNQEAKTGNWQGRIPPVTDTKMIVAWNSLMISGLARAYGVFREPLYWELATGAAEFICQNQWQNGRLHRLNYEGQATVLAQSEDYAFLIKALLDLQTAFPSKTEWLNKAIEIQEEFDNLFCSVEMGGYYNNATDNSEDLLVRERSYLDNATPSANGIAITNLIRLGRLTENLSYFEQAERALQAFSSILSQSPQACPSLFTALDWYRHGISVRATSQILERLIFQYFPTAVYRVDAELSDQTVGLVCQGLSCLEPATTLEKLQTQMKQATSSL, encoded by the coding sequence ATGCCTAACCGTCTTGCTCAAGTCAAAAGCCTCTATCTTCGTAAACACGCTGACAATCCCATTGATTGGTGGAGTTGGTGCGATGAAGCTCTATCTAGCGCTAAAGCCGAAAATAAACCCATTTTTCTCTCGATCGGGTATTCTAGCTGTCACTGGTGTACCGTTATGGAAGGAGAAGCTTTTTCTGATGGGGCGATCGCGGAGTACATGAATGCCAATTTCTTACCGATTAAAGTTGATCGAGAAGAAAGGCCGGATCTCGATAGTATATATATGCAAGCGCTCCAGATGATGATCGGACAAGGGGGTTGGCCGCTCAATATTTTTCTGACTCCAGATGATTTAGTTCCCTTTTATGGAGGAACGTATTTCCCCGTAGAACCTCGTTACAATCGTCCGGGTTTCCTCCAAGTCTTACAGTCAGTTCGGCATTTTTACGACACCGAAAAAGAAAAACTGAAATCGTTTAAACAAGAAATTTTAGAAGTTCTTCACAATTCTACCATATTACCTCTGAGTGACACCAATCTTCAAGCCCATGAATTGTTCTATCGAGGCTTAAAAACGAACACCCAAGTCATTACTAAAAGTGTCGGTGATTTTGGCCGTCCGAGTTTTCCGATGATTCCTTATGCCTCCTTAATTTTACAGGGAAGCCGTTTTAAGTTTGAATCAGATTATGATGGGAAACAAGCGGCTGAGGCCAGAGGAGCAGATTTAGCGTTAGGGGGAATTTACGATCATGTGGGAGGTGGATTTCATCGCTATACGGTAGATTCGACTTGGACAGTCCCCCATTTTGAAAAAATGCTCTATGATAATGGGCAAATTATCGAATATTTGGCTAATCTTTGGAGTAGCGGCTCTCAATATCCCTCTTTTCAACGAGCGATCGCCGGAACGGCACAATGGTTAAAACGAGAAATGACTGCACCTGAAGGCTATTTTTATGCGGCTCAAGATGCAGATAATTTTGTTCATTCGGAGGATGCCGAACCTGAAGAAGGTGCTTTTTATGTTTGGCGTTATTCAGATTTAGAAAAGTTATTGAGTGAAGATGAATTAGAGGCGTTAAAAACAGCATTTACCATTACACCAGAGGGAAATTTTGAAGGAAGTAATGTCTTACAACGGACTCAAGAAGGAACATTTACAGAAGATTTTGAAGAGATTTTAGATAAATTATTTGGGGTGCGATATGGTGCATCTTCTCAAGATATTGAACATTTTCCACCGGCTAGAAATAATCAAGAGGCAAAAACCGGCAATTGGCAAGGCCGAATTCCCCCAGTCACCGATACAAAAATGATCGTCGCTTGGAATAGTTTAATGATTTCTGGGTTAGCGAGAGCTTATGGGGTATTTAGAGAGCCGTTATATTGGGAATTAGCCACCGGTGCGGCTGAATTTATTTGTCAAAATCAATGGCAAAATGGCCGTCTTCATCGCTTAAATTATGAAGGACAAGCAACCGTATTGGCTCAATCTGAAGATTATGCTTTTTTAATTAAAGCGTTATTGGATTTACAAACCGCTTTCCCTTCAAAAACCGAATGGTTAAACAAAGCGATCGAAATTCAAGAGGAATTTGATAATTTATTTTGCTCGGTAGAAATGGGAGGATATTATAATAATGCCACCGATAATAGTGAGGATTTGTTAGTTAGAGAAAGAAGTTATCTTGATAATGCGACTCCTTCAGCCAATGGAATAGCTATTACCAATTTAATTCGCTTAGGACGATTAACAGAAAATTTAAGTTATTTCGAGCAAGCAGAACGAGCATTACAAGCTTTTAGCTCTATTTTAAGTCAATCTCCCCAAGCTTGTCCGAGTTTATTTACCGCGTTAGATTGGTATCGTCATGGGATTTCTGTTCGCGCTACCTCGCAAATTTTAGAGAGATTAATTTTTCAATATTTTCCCACAGCAGTTTATCGAGTTGATGCTGAACTTTCAGATCAGACTGTAGGTTTAGTCTGTCAAGGACTATCCTGTTTAGAACCGGCTACTACCTTAGAAAAATTACAAACGCAAATGAAGCAGGCTACCTCTTCATTATAA
- a CDS encoding carboxypeptidase-like regulatory domain-containing protein, with translation MKKTLLLPLMFLTILGLPTQVLAHAIETNYAFDLELSEKLDLKTTFSTGEPLQEAKVIVYAPNNPSEPWLETTTDENGNFSFTPDTSIPGDWEVQIIKDEGHEDYLTIPVSNKGIEVQNISQKMNRDVHFASIPLNPLATTMVIAGTGATVFLLRRKFVN, from the coding sequence GTGAAAAAAACTCTATTATTACCATTAATGTTTCTAACAATTTTAGGATTGCCAACTCAAGTTTTAGCTCACGCCATTGAGACAAACTACGCTTTTGACTTAGAATTGAGCGAAAAACTGGATTTAAAAACGACTTTTAGCACAGGAGAACCCCTACAAGAAGCTAAAGTCATTGTATATGCTCCTAACAATCCTTCTGAACCTTGGTTAGAAACAACTACTGATGAGAATGGCAATTTTTCCTTTACTCCCGATACCTCAATTCCTGGGGACTGGGAAGTACAAATTATTAAAGACGAAGGACACGAAGATTATTTAACGATTCCCGTCAGTAATAAAGGAATAGAAGTTCAGAACATCTCCCAAAAGATGAACCGTGATGTTCATTTTGCATCGATTCCTTTAAACCCTTTAGCCACTACTATGGTTATAGCGGGTACTGGCGCAACCGTTTTTCTCTTACGTCGTAAATTCGTAAATTGA